tattttttcctttttattttttattttttttctagccaaatatattaaatttattttatattttttttgttcctcCAGTGCACACAACATTATtgtctaaattttttttataacaaaaatatgaaagCAGAGAATTACAGGCGCAAAATGTAATGCTCTCCTTTTGCtaattttttcccttctCCGAAAAGTGCaagtaggtatatatatatatatatatgtatatgtttacgtatgtatatgtttatgtatgtatatgtttatgtatatgcatgtatatttgtaagtatatatatgtatgaatatgtatatatatatacatatatatatgtacgcatatttgtacgtatgtatgtactcaAATATGTActcatgtatgtacatatgtaaatatatacacaagcACAATGAGTACAAGCAGTAAGGCACTATTTTTTTggtaaaaaacaaaataattctaTAACGTTAATATTGTTTTCACTTAAAGTGCTGTTagcaaatataaacaaaaaatgatagGCTGAACTGTTCCGTAAGGCTGTGCAGAATTTTACGCAAGTAAGAAAGTAATAAAGCTTTTACGgcaagcaaaaaaaaaaaaaaaaaaaaaagtatatacatataatattctcGCAAATGTGTATAATCCATTGAGCATGTCGTAAAATGCTTAAATATGGGGATACTGCAGCGCAAACAATATCGCAGCTATCGCGTAAATGCAAATAAAAGGTGGGCTcgatctttaaaaaaaaaaatagtacatAATATCATTGATTTATGAAGGGGgaaacaaattttaaaagctCGTTCAAGgcatgtaaaaattaaaaagatacattgtaattatttgtaattcattgttcttattatttgttattgttactcGTTAAATGTGTAAGAGTTAGGCACAGTTATTAATGCATTAACTAATCATAGAGTCCATTGAGAAGCGCAAGTGATACGAAGTTACACTAAGTAGCACTGAGCTTCACTAAGTAACAGTAAGTAGCACTTAGCTGTACTAACCTACACTAAGTAACACTGAGTAACAATAAGTAAGAAACTATAAGTGTATACGCTGCACGCGCACACAACAttaataactaaaaaaacaaatatgaaCAAGAACAAAATTTCTGTAGAAAAAGAGctaaataaagtaaaacaagATGTGAGCCTAAGCGCATTTAGTATCTTATTCAGTGAAATGGTGCAATATTGTTTATACAAAAGTAAAAGAGGTTATAGGATCGAAGATTGTTTACACGAAATGGGATTACGCGTAGgctataaattaaatgaatacctaacatataaaaataaagtgaaaagaagtataaatattattaatatacttacatttatttcaaaatatgtatggaaatatttattccAGCATTCTTCGGATTTACTTAAATCACAGGAcagtatatatgaatatatgatatgcgataaaaatattttacttaacaaatttataaacGTACCAAAAGATTATGGAAATATAAATTGCGCTTCCTTTGCTGCAGGAATTGTCGAGGGTTTCCTGTGCAGCTCGGAATTTCAAGCAGAGGTAACTGCTCATACgatatatgaaaatgataataattataacacaactatttttattaaattttaccCGGAGGTTGTAGAACGAGAAAAGAACCATTAAAAGGGGATGTGCGTTTGTATGTGTATGGGTATGTGTATGCGCGTTTGTAAGtttatgtgtgtgtgtgtgtatgatCAGAATGGTACTGCAATTTGGGCTATGAAGACTAGCGCGTCAATTTTTAACTACCCCGCTTACGTAAGCAAGTACATacgtgtatgcatatatacatacatacacgcgttcatatgtatatttatttatacacgTACGCGTGTGCATAACGTTATAGGTGAGCTGAGCTTGGTAGCcgtgaaaaaagaaattatcaCCATATGACAAATATTCgaactttcattttttcgaAATAGCTAGCTCGTTTCGCtattagtaatatataaaacaatggATTAACTAGTTCGAACAGTGTTTATACGGATATATATACCTTCATATATCTGCATGTATCTGCACGTATCTACGTGTatctgcatatatatatatatatatatatacacgtcgGACCACTTTGGAATTTTTGTAAAAGCATGACAACGAATTGTATCAGTTGTGCCACATGTTGTATCCCCCAAAGAATTATGCATGGCCATGCTGTATTGTATTTGTGAAAATAGGTATTTACAGTTACCTACATACACACATGAACATGATACACAAACGATTACGCATTTTAGctgtatacatttacattcCCGAGATGCAGGTGGAACAAACAAATGGATGGTAAACACTCACATATTACAGGGACACAAAACGAAAGAACTtgattttttacaaaattgaatatatttttttagaaaaaggaaaaattagaaaagaCGGATTGTACATTCTACATAAACGCGTgtaaacattaaaatatgagaaagacaacaacaaaaaaaaaaaaaaaataaataaataaatgaataaatgaatgaataaatgaatgaatgaatatgaatgaatgaatgaatgaatgaatgaatgaatgaatgaatgaatgaatgaatgaatgaatgaatgaatgaatgaatgaatgaatgaatgaatgaatgaatgaatgaatgaatgaatgaatgaataaatgaataaatgaatgaatgaatgaatgaatgaataaatgaatgaataaatgaataaatgaataaataaaatagagtaaataatagtaaattaAAGCATAATGTTGTAAATTATGACAACGAAATTGTcggaaattaaaaatagcaaaGAACGCGCagtacttttataaaaatgccctattttatatatctcaCCTGACAAAGTACTGAAACATTTTCAAAAAcatgtaaaaaatgatatatatttgtatgaaggggaatattattatatttatatttttttttttttcttgtgttGTAAAGAAAGATAACAGGCTCTTCCCTTTTGCTAAAGACACCcacttatttatattaaaggCTGTgcacataaatgtatatatatacatacttatacatatatatacatgcaaatatatatatccttatatatatatatatatatatatacatacatatacatatatatgcatatatatgtatgcatgttaAATGTATGTAGTTTACCATTTCCTGCGTATCAGTTTGTGCTGTTGGAGCctattatatgcatacattttAATGTTCTTTTACttgaacaatttttttttatggaaataaaaaagcgcAAAAGGAACAATAGTtgaataagaatatatataataccaCGCTAATATTTTACTGAAAACGCTACACAGAAGTTGAACTAGGTTCTTACTCTTCTTTcttgttcttttatttttattttaataaaggaaaagaaatatgtaaaaaaaaaaagtttaatcCCATTTTGCATTATTGCAGTATTGGcataatgaaatattcaaatatacaaatatcgAAATATTTCCTTGTAAGGAATAGTCCAAtcttagaaaaaaaaataaaataaatattgtatatatctatatctatatatatatctatatatatatatatatatctatatatatatatatacatacacatatatataaatataaacatatacatatacatatacatatatgacaACATGCAATGCAccgttttttatttttctttatgacacatttacatatacatacgcacATGTACTTACCAGTTTAagaattttttcctttttttacataaaatttatgcatttttagttttttgtttttattttatttcacttaatttcatttttattttatttttttttcctttacgTTTTATTCCTATAAACCGAAAAAACAtatgaagtaaaaattattttccattttttgcGTAGTATAAGTGGGTATGTGCTTGTATTACTGTCCTCTTAACTCGAGCTCCTTTTTCggaaatttttatgtatcaAGAGAgagaaagaataaaaaaaaagaggaggtataaaaaaaagaaaaagcattGCCATGCTTACGcaaaatatacatgaatgaatgcatatacttatgtatacttttatacacatatacgctCAACTCCATGTTTGTGAACACTACCTATAAGCTAACTTCTGAACTGACGCAGTGTACAAGCAGAAGTATCCTCCTCAGAGAGATTACAAGTTATAAGTGAAACTAGAAGCTGCACTTttgagtatatatacatttttaggTGTGAtcttacaaaaataaaaagaacaaaatagaTTTGCTagcttattttttatcatttgtgTATTAAATTGATTTGGAGCGACTTTTATCCACCTGTTCATGTATGTTCGTATGTATAGTTGTCCACGCGTAAGTTTGTATAAGCGTAATCCGTGTTTTAcgttatatatgcatgtatatgtgtgtaacGGTACTCTCATAgaagtacatacatgtacgccctcgcatatacatatttatacacaatTACATATGTAACCACACATACGTGTTTacccatacatacatatttatatacaattacGTATTTCCATACGCATACCAATTTGCAAACGTTCACATTCGTGCACACGAGGGGCCTCCCTTGTGGAAAGAGCAAGAGAGTACCATGAAAgtgaaaaagaatattttcatCTCAAAAAACTACTACAGTGTGTGGCTTGGATATAATAAGAATGTACAACAAaatgcatattttaaaaatagctTAGATTACATTTTTAAGCCTAAGAGTATTGGAATAATAGGAGCAACAGAAAGGAAAGGGTCAGTTGGTAATTCTATAGTAAATAATTTACTCAAAGGCGAGaataatacatacaaattgtattatataaacagtaaaggtagtaaaatatatgacaGAGAAAGTTATAAGAGTGTAAAGGATATAGAAGATGGTAACTTAGACTTAGCAGTAATAGCAGTACCAAGGAATCATGTATTGAATGTAATGAAAGAATTGAAAAGTAAGAATGTAAAAGGagttgtaataataacagcTGGTTTTAAAGAGACAGGAGCAGAAGGGTTagaattagaaaaagaaatattaaaagtagCAAAGTCAGgtaatataagaataatagGACCTAACTGTTTAGGTATTATGAATTCATATCATAATATGAATGCATCATTTGCAGATAATGAAATATTGAAAGGGCATTTTTCTTTACTATCACAAAGTGGTGCTATATGTTCGGCTGCATTAGATTTAGCACTTCAGCATAATATTGGTTTTTCCCATTTCATTTCAGTAGGTTCTATGTGTGATATTCAATTTTATGAACTAGTtgaatatcttttttatgatataaatacaaaatatatattattatatgtagaATCCATTGGTGATTTGAATAAATTTGTATCTGTATGTAAGAaagtatgtttatataagcctattattcttttaaaaagcGGTAAAACCGCTAAAGCAGCAGAAGCAGCCATTTCACATACGGGTTCTATGGTTGGAAATTATGAAATCTTTTATGCatctatgaaaaaattagGGGTTCTAGTTGCagaaaattttgaagaattatttcatatgtgtaaaattttaaattgtaCAAAATATCCAGAAACTAATGAAATATGCGTAGTAACTAATGCAGGTGGACCAGGAGTACTCTTAGTAGATAATATTGTGAAAAATAATGGTATATTAtcaaatttaaatgaaaaattaaaaaaaaaattagacaCATTCTTACCAGAGTCATGGAGTAAATCTAATCCTGTAGATATACTAGGAGATGCATCGCcatcattatataaaaaaacgaTAGAAGCATTAATAAAAGATGgtcaatataaaaatattatactcTTATTATCACCTCAGAGTGTAACAGATCCTCTGAACACTGctaaagaaattattaaaattaaagatgATAAACACATGAAAGATAATGTTATACTGTTGTGCAATTATTTGGGAGGTACATCATTAGAAGAGTCTACCACCATACTCAACAAAAACAATTTGCCAACTTTCGTTTATCCTGAGCACTCAGCTCAAAACTTGCTAAAAATGCATGAAAATATTACTCACATACAGGGTTTATATGAAGAAATTCCCGACTTTTTAGCTGATTCGGACAAAAATTACTACATAAATGAGCTAATACGGGAGCAGTACTTGGGTAAAAGAGACCAAAATAGAGGAAATGTAAATGATCGCTTAGCTGGAGAAAACTCAGGTAGTAGGGGTTTGCAGGAAAGGATCCAAACGGCAGttgatataatatacaaGTCCATAGAAAAAGAGCATTTCATCTTGAATGAATATGATTCAAAAATGATATTGCAAAGTTATGGCATACCAGTTGTAGgtactaaaatatttaaaacgCTTGATGATATAGAAAAATGTGAAAGCTTTTCTTTCCCATGTgcaatgaaaatatattcagATACTATAACACATAAGAAGGACATAGGAGGAGTTATACTGAACATTAGTAATAAGAAAGAATTAATAgaagcatataaaaaaatatatgacaatattaaaaagtataaccTAGAAAAAGAGTTTAAAGGGGTAACTATACAAAATATGGTAAACACAGATGACGGAATTGAATTAATTCTAGGTTATTACTTTGATAAACATTTTGGAcctgttttattatttggaTCTGGAGGTTCATATGTCGAAATATTTAAGGATAGTGTATTGTTGATACCTCCACTTACCTTTTCATATACGCATCATACAAttaaaaacacaaaaatatataatgccTTGTTAGGAAAATCGTctagatttaaaaaatgtgaaatgCCAAAACTTATAACtacaattataaaattctCACAACTTATTGCAGATTTGCTTCCTTACATAAATGAATGTGATATTAACCCGCTCTTTGTGTCTGGGGGTAATATCGTTGCACTCGACGCTAGGTTTACCTTACGAAAGGAGCTTGGTTCTAAAGCAGCGCATGTTAGCGGAAGTACAAGTGAAAATACCATTAATTTTGATGCGTATGCAAAGGACTATCCTATCGATTTTGTGTTTTTCCCCTGTTCATCCGAGCACAATGAAGCAGTAACCACAGAGGATACAACAACATATATGCGCACGTGGGACGATTCCCATCCCATTATTAGATGTATTCACGCATATGATGTTAAATTAATTCTTAAGTTTCTTCAAAGAAATTACAAAGAATTATACCATAGTACCTTTTTCTTTACCagtatagaaaatataaaaacaaaattatttgcGTACGATTTGTGTAATTGTGATtacgatatatataatgtaattttgtatatatcaaaaaatgaaattaacgGATTGGTGAAagttgaaaaaagaaaagataatcattgttatatttatgcaaaggataaaaatatattcgcTCATTTAATACAGAAAATACATCTGCtttcaaaaattaacaaCACGCAAAAAATTCtgttatatttgaaaaatgaatCACCATATATAGAAGATTTGAAATCTATTGGTTATACATTAGATCATACACGAGAGGATTTGACATGTTACTTGTGCTCAGAATTGACCGCACTCTATTAATCCCCtctttttaagtaaaatttttgaGGATGCACCATGTAATTAGAATTCAAATTGGCATTCGCATTGACATTTACGTGAATATGCGTATTTTTGCCTCATCCCTTTTTTGAATAAGTTCGTTGATTTTTAAAACTATAGCCTGTTttgctttttaaaaaaaaaaataaataaatacatgcaCGCGTGCACTAAATCACgcttatacatatttacacatatatatatatacataaacacatatacacTTACATACACTTTACAAAATTTGTGCAGAAGCGTATGAACAGTCACGTGCGCATCAGCACCCACgtgaacattttaaataccaactaatttaatatttaaaaaaaaaagattttttaatCAAAcgctttttaatttaaatgtatGATCATACTGCAGTTGTTgcaatacataatataaactgCTTAAAATGATGATAAGTCTCCCAAGCACCGGAAAAAATGGCTAGCTATGTATTTGTTTCACACGCACAATTTCATGCAAACATAAAACGTGTACACGCGCATTCATATGTCCATACATGCGCACACACGTGCTCACATACGTgctcatatacatatgtatgtacgagTGTCATATATAGAGAGTGCCTTCTTTTTCTATCGTACCCCTTGAGCAGGCCCAGGACGTTTTTCTCTTGCATCTCCAATCCTGTACATCatctaaaaattaaaagttaaCGTTTTGCTAAATCGCTCATGTGGtcattttaagaaaaaatattgtttcgctaattacacatataataattcaaaatattcaCAAAGTAAGGGATACACTTGCAAATATATAGACAAAGTGAAGGTCTATTTCATTCAAGTATTTTTATCTGAAATACCCCCAAAAAAAGatactaaaaatataaacctTTTTTCCTGTACATgtcagaaaaaaatgaacggTCATAAAATAAAGGCACTCAGCTAATAAAACGTCATAACATTAGTAATTCCTGCAATGCTCatgtgaaaatattattactgcaAACAAATCTGACTGACACTGTCCATACCTACAATGGTCTGCAGTAGGGCGACTTATTTTAAAGGATAAATTTCAGCGCCCAATTTCTGCCCTTACTTCCAATCGTTTGAGTAAATACAGAAATTTGTGTGAGCACCACTTCACTTTCATTGGTGTGTTAACTGATGTCCATTTACTACAATTTTGTAAGCGCACCCCATATCCAATATCCCATCTATCCTATATTCATTgcatacaaaaaaagtaaaaaaaaaaaaaaaaaaaaatatctattTTACATTCCTTTTTCCCCTGCTATATACATACACCCACAAAATTTTGTTCAACTCGATAAGAAGCAAAAGACTACTCACTTTTAATGATGTTTTCCTTATAAATTATCTTCAGACTACTAGTACTGTGAcgcttttttaaaatatcaattTTGAGCCTAACATTTAACAACAAGTTATCATAATGATACTGGTTTGATGAAAAGAAATCATTCttatttaagtaaaaataaatcgaATCATTGTTcacatttttcaaatatgaTGAACTAGCACATCTGACCACTTCTAGCTGTTCAAACTTTAAATTAGAATAGGATGATGGCAATATTGAAAAGCATTCTGTATATAACAAATCGTCTTGTAGCTTTTTCAATTTGctgctattatttttaaaaatattatgatgatataaaaagcaattatgtaatattttcagATCATTAATAGTAGCacttttatatacatattgaaGAGCcatgaatatatgtaaaacGTTTCCTTCTAGTTTTGCAGTTTTACTCTTattattatccttttttcCAATCATTACTAGAAGAAGAGTGTGGGCATATAACAATTTAATCAAATCTGATGTATCATATAAGGACAGATAGTCACTTACACATATGGTAAGCAAgtgcattaatatatttttattatcataatctAACAATATTAGCAAAAGTAAatgaaaaggtaaaaaatataaaatgtatctGTTACAAATGGAACTATAagtattttcataaattcgTAATTCTTCATCCTTATCAATTAcattttcactttttatCGCCTTTCCTCCTTTAACTATAGCACAATTGGCACTTTTACTTCTCTTTTTCCTCTCATTACAACTAGCCAAATCATAGAAGAATAAATTTGTCTTTTCATAATTTGTTTCTCCCCTGTTactgtttatataattttctatattcATCATTAACAATTCAAATAAGTGTTCATTTCTATATTTGGCTGATACCATTTGCAGAagaatataagaaatattactaggagataataatttaatattatttatttttttttcaaattgtgtatgtaaatatgtattttcatttaatccTATTCTCTTATATGCACTGAGGAATTTAAGAAAATCTTTTAAACTACAACATCTATTACTTTGTTCTatattttgtactttttCTACCATTAAATCGATAAACATTTCTGTATAATCATCTAGCCTACTAAAAGCTTCAAATATGGTAAATATATCCTTGtcataataatcataatttaCTATTACACGgttcataatattatgaCTTGTGCAGGTATctacatataaataagatatattttttataatagaaactaactcatttttataatcattaatattatcatttagTTGAGACAGTAATGGAAGTTTAACCAACGGATGATGGAAATTTAgttgtttaaaaatatttatcattatttttgttcttaaaCAAGATTTTATACTTACCAAGTCGTCTATTCGGTTGCATACCATTGCTAGTAAGGTTTCATCCgaatattttaacattacATAATTTTCTAAAACCTTAACTAATTGCGGACAAAAAAAGTCTTCACTAAAGTCGTATATATGAttcgtaatattt
This genomic interval from Plasmodium brasilianum strain Bolivian I chromosome 13, whole genome shotgun sequence contains the following:
- a CDS encoding trafficking protein particle complex subunit 5; protein product: MNKNKISVEKELNKVKQDVSLSAFSILFSEMVQYCLYKSKRGYRIEDCLHEMGLRVGYKLNEYLTYKNKVKRSINIINILTFISKYVWKYLFQHSSDLLKSQDSIYEYMICDKNILLNKFINVPKDYGNINCASFAAGIVEGFLCSSEFQAEVTAHTIYENDNNYNTTIFIKFYPEVVEREKNH
- a CDS encoding succinyl-CoA ligase, with the protein product MKVKKNIFISKNYYSVWLGYNKNVQQNAYFKNSLDYIFKPKSIGIIGATERKGSVGNSIVNNLLKGENNTYKLYYINSKGSKIYDRESYKSVKDIEDGNLDLAVIAVPRNHVLNVMKELKSKNVKGVVIITAGFKETGAEGLELEKEILKVAKSGNIRIIGPNCLGIMNSYHNMNASFADNEILKGHFSLLSQSGAICSAALDLALQHNIGFSHFISVGSMCDIQFYELVEYLFYDINTKYILLYVESIGDLNKFVSVCKKVCLYKPIILLKSGKTAKAAEAAISHTGSMVGNYEIFYASMKKLGVLVAENFEELFHMCKILNCTKYPETNEICVVTNAGGPGVLLVDNIVKNNGILSNLNEKLKKKLDTFLPESWSKSNPVDILGDASPSLYKKTIEALIKDGQYKNIILLLSPQSVTDPLNTAKEIIKIKDDKHMKDNVILLCNYLGGTSLEESTTILNKNNLPTFVYPEHSAQNLLKMHENITHIQGLYEEIPDFLADSDKNYYINELIREQYLGKRDQNRGNVNDRLAGENSGSRGLQERIQTAVDIIYKSIEKEHFILNEYDSKMILQSYGIPVVGTKIFKTLDDIEKCESFSFPCAMKIYSDTITHKKDIGGVILNISNKKELIEAYKKIYDNIKKYNLEKEFKGVTIQNMVNTDDGIELILGYYFDKHFGPVLLFGSGGSYVEIFKDSVLLIPPLTFSYTHHTIKNTKIYNALLGKSSRFKKCEMPKLITTIIKFSQLIADLLPYINECDINPLFVSGGNIVALDARFTLRKELGSKAAHVSGSTSENTINFDAYAKDYPIDFVFFPCSSEHNEAVTTEDTTTYMRTWDDSHPIIRCIHAYDVKLILKFLQRNYKELYHSTFFFTSIENIKTKLFAYDLCNCDYDIYNVILYISKNEINGLVKVEKRKDNHCYIYAKDKNIFAHLIQKIHLLSKINNTQKILLYLKNESPYIEDLKSIGYTLDHTREDLTCYLCSELTALY